A single region of the Xenopus laevis strain J_2021 chromosome 4L, Xenopus_laevis_v10.1, whole genome shotgun sequence genome encodes:
- the dipk1a.L gene encoding divergent protein kinase domain 1A isoform X2 has protein sequence MARLSYVRIKYLFFSWLAVFIGSWVIYVRYNSYTELCRGQECKTAICDKYRKGIIDGSACEGLCEKETIYFGKCLSAKPNNQIYLGIWGNLEGVIKCQMENTLHLDFGVDLEPRKEIVLFDKPTRGTTVQKFKEMVHSLVKIR, from the exons ATG gctCGCTTGTCTTACGTACGAATTAAATATCTCTTCTTTTCATGGCTAGCTGTTTTTATTGGCAGCTGGGTTATCTATGTAAGGTACAACTCATACACGGAGCTCTGTAGGGGACAGGAATGTAAGACAGCTATA tGTGATAAATACAGGAAAGGGATTATTGATGGATCAGCGTGTGAAGGTCTTTGTGAGAAGGAAACCATTTATTTTGGGAAATGCTTGTCGGCAAAACCCAACAACCAG ATATACTTAGGAATCTGGGGGAACCTTGAAGGTGTGATAAAATGTCAGATGGAAAACACTCTGCATCTGGACTTTGGAGTTGATCTGGAGCCCAGAAAGGAAATTGTACTGTTTGACAAGCCAACAAGGGGCACCACAGTACAGAAGTTCAAGGAAATGGTGCACAGTCTTGTGAAA ATTAGGTGA
- the dipk1a.L gene encoding divergent protein kinase domain 1A isoform X1: protein MARLSYVRIKYLFFSWLAVFIGSWVIYVRYNSYTELCRGQECKTAICDKYRKGIIDGSACEGLCEKETIYFGKCLSAKPNNQIYLGIWGNLEGVIKCQMENTLHLDFGVDLEPRKEIVLFDKPTRGTTVQKFKEMVHSLVKKRLGDQGNLQDLVNLILKAADSNKDGHVSLPEAKSAWALLQLNEFLLMVILQDKEHTPKLLGYCGDLYITERVPYTSLYGISLPWIIEVFIPMGLRKRMDQWFTPSWPRKAKIVIGLLEFVEDIFHGLYGNFLMCDVSAKNFGYNDKYDLKMVDMRKIIPEMSLKEYIKYKSCESDSDCVYGADCGTTCDQSKRCTTDVTQPNLAKVCLLVKDYLLSGTPSEIRDELEKQIYSCIALKAATKHMEMEHALILNNLKALLWKKISHTNDS, encoded by the exons ATG gctCGCTTGTCTTACGTACGAATTAAATATCTCTTCTTTTCATGGCTAGCTGTTTTTATTGGCAGCTGGGTTATCTATGTAAGGTACAACTCATACACGGAGCTCTGTAGGGGACAGGAATGTAAGACAGCTATA tGTGATAAATACAGGAAAGGGATTATTGATGGATCAGCGTGTGAAGGTCTTTGTGAGAAGGAAACCATTTATTTTGGGAAATGCTTGTCGGCAAAACCCAACAACCAG ATATACTTAGGAATCTGGGGGAACCTTGAAGGTGTGATAAAATGTCAGATGGAAAACACTCTGCATCTGGACTTTGGAGTTGATCTGGAGCCCAGAAAGGAAATTGTACTGTTTGACAAGCCAACAAGGGGCACCACAGTACAGAAGTTCAAGGAAATGGTGCACAGTCTTGTGAAA aaAAGATTAGGTGATCAAGGCAATCTTCAAGACCTGGTAAACCTTATCCTCAAAGCGGCTGATAGTAATAAAGATGGCCATGTTTCTCTTCCTGAGGCCAAATCTGCATGGGCTCTACTACAGCTCAATGAATTTTTATTGATGGTGATCCTGCAAGATAAAGAACACACCCCAAAGCTGCTGGGATACTGTGGAGATTTGTACATAACAGAGAGAGTGCCATACACATCTCTGTATGGAATAAGCCTACCATGGATCATTGAAGTATTTATTCCCATGGGCCTTAGAAAACGTATGGACCAGTGGTTCACCCCGTCCTGGCCCAGAAAGGCCAAGATAGTTATAGGTCTCCTAGAGTTTGTAGAAGATATATTTCATGGTTTATATGGGAATTTTCTCATGTGCGATGTAAGTGCCAAAAACTTTGGTTATAACGATAAATATGACTTAAAAATGGTGGACATGAGAAAGATAATACCTGAAATGAGCCTGAAAgaatacattaaatataaatcCTGTGAGTCCGACTCAGACTGTGTTTATGGTGCAGACTGTGGTACAACATGTGACCAGAGTAAAAGGTGCACTACTGATGTAACCCAGCCAAATCTAGCAAAAGTTTGCTTATTGGTGAAGGACTATCTGCTCAGTGGAACCCCATCTGAAATCCGAGATGAGCTGGAAAAGCAGATCTACTCCTGCATTGCCCTGAAGGCTGCAACCAAGCACATGGAAATGGAACATGCATTAATATTAAACAACCTGAAAGCTCTTTTATGGAAGAAAATTTCTCATACTAATGATTCCTAA